One Marasmius oreades isolate 03SP1 chromosome 2, whole genome shotgun sequence DNA segment encodes these proteins:
- a CDS encoding uncharacterized protein (CAZy:GH9) produces MFSTLLVLANILVPVFSQLALPNPPFQPPNISAGSQPSSSSSIPNPQWSTLVGNLLYFYEAQRSGNLPSTNRVSWRNSSCIDDGQDVGLDLSGGYYDAGDYIKATFPLAFSLMSICWGATDFGKGYDLANQTAYLDDMLRWGLDWLIKAHPSNNTLYVAVANPNLDNDYWGGDQNIPKPRPSYQINSTNPGTDAAAGTAAAFAACSNLYNGRGFGGAYSSPASLQNTSYAQTLLQHAQQLYTFATTASGGLTNYQKSAPAAGDAYASSTFGDDLSIAALFLAFGTNSTTLYKEAEDYFNKYKLGGQNIAFNWNSKTSGLYILFSQVAQSNAGLGGSLSQWQNEAERYLDKLVDGDSGDSYFTPGGLLWYPFDSPAASLNPALNAAMLMHRYAPMASSEGKKNTYSSFVRRQVDYALGKNPMSVPYVVGVNPNSPSNPHSASASGGNDGNNIDTSPPTMAHILYGSVIGGPDKSDKYFDIRSDWPQTEVALDYNAPMLTLAAMHTMNDGNDPFFTALQAGEYEKVKPQGRPCDEAIQDGCSDHSLSTGAKIALAVVLSLVGVVIIGLLIWYFLIVRRKKTQRV; encoded by the exons aTGTTCTCTACGCTCCTGGTCCTCGCTAATATTCTTGTCCCCGTATTCTCTCAGTTAGCCCTCCCAAATCCACCGTTTCAACCTCCTAATATCTCAGCCGGTTCTCagccctcttcttcttcctcgattcCCAATCCACAATGGTCTACACTTGTTGGAAATCTCTTATATTTCTATGAAGCCCAGCGCAGTGGAAATCTTCCTTCTACCAACAGAGTTTCTTGGAGAAACTCAAGCTGCATAGACGATGGCCAAGATGTTGGCCTCGATTTGAGTG GTGGATACTACGATGCAGGAG ACTACATTAAAGCAACCTTCCCGCTC GCGTTCTCGTTGATGTCAATATGCTGGGGTGCAACAGACTTTGGAAAAG GTTATGACCTTGCAAATCAGACCGCCTACCTAGATGACATGCTACGATGGGGATTAGATTGGCTTATAAAG GCTCATCCCTCAAATAATACATTATATGTCGCGGTAGCCAACC CGAATCTTGATAATGACTACTGGGGCGGCGACCAGAATATCCCTAAACCTAGGCCCTCGTACCAAATAAACAGCACGAATCCGGGCACGGACGCGGCAGCGGGTACAGCAGCTGCATTTGCCGCCTGTTCAAACTTATACAACGGTAGAGGCTTCGGTGGCGCATACTCCTCGCCCGCTTCACTACAAAATACGTCCTACGCCCAGACGTTACTTCAACATGCTCAGCAGCTGTACACATTTGCAACCACCGCTTCAGGAGGGCTTACGAATTATCAAAAGTCGGCTCCGGCTGCTGGGGATGCGTATGCGTCCAGCACATTCGGAGACGATCTTTCTATCGCGGCACTTTTCTTAGCATTCGGCACCAACTCTACGACATTATACAAAGAGGCAGAAGACTATTTCAACAAGTATAAACTAGGAGGACAAAACATCGCGTTCAATTGGAACTCCAAAACCTCGGGACTGTATATTTTGTTTTCGCAAGTCGCGCAATCCAATGCTGGGCTCGGTGGAAGTTTGTCGCAGTGGCAGAATGAAGCGGAACGGTACTTGGATAAACTCGTCGATGGGGACAGTGGCGATTCGTACTTCACTCCTG GAGGCCTGCTTTGGTATCCATTTGATTCACCCGCCGCTAGCTTGAATCCGGCCCTAAATGCAGCCATGCTGATGCACCGTTACGCACCCATGGCCTCTTCCGAAGGCAAGAAGAACACGTATTCG TCATTCGTTCGCCGCCAAGTGGATTATGCACTCGGGAAGAACCCCATGTCAG TTCCATATGTTGTAGGAGTCAATCCTAATTCGCCTTCGAATCCACACTCCGCAAGTGCTAGTGGGGGAAACGACGGCAATAACATCGACACCTCTCCTCCTACAATGGCACACATCTTGTACGGTTCCGTCATAGGAGGACCCGACAAGAGTGACAAGTATTTCGATATCCGCAGTGATTGGCCGCAAACCGAG GTCGCCCTTGATTATAATGCTCCTATGCTTACCCTTGCGGCAATGCACACTATGAACGACGGGAATGATCCGTTCTTCACTGCTCTCCAAGCAGGCGAATACGAGAAAGTCAAGCCACAAGGAAGACCTTGTGATGAAGCTATCCAGGATGGATGTAGTGATCATTCCCTCAGTACGGGCGCAAAGATAGCATTAGCTGTGGTCCTTAGTCTTGTGGGGGTTGTCATTATCGGACTTTTGATCTGGTACTTCTTGATCGTCCGTCGGAAGAAGACTCAGCGAGTCTGA